GCGTCACCAACCTGCCGCTGGACGCCGCGAGCAACACCGCCGGGGCAGCGCTGATGTCGCTGCGTCGTGCGCTGGGCCTGCGCCATGGCTTTGAAGTGGAACTGCACAAGGGCATCGCGCTCGGCTCGGGCATGGGCGGTTCGGCCGCCTCGTGCGTGGCCGCGCTGGTGGCCGCCAACGCCCTGCTCGAACGCCCGCTGCCGCGCGAGGCGCTCTATGGCTTCGCGCTCGACGGCGAACAGGTGGCCAGCGGCAGCCGCCACGGCGACAACCTGGGGCCGATGCTGCTCGGCGGCCTGGTGCTGTCCACGCGTGACCGCCTGCTGCGCCTGTCCGTGCCGGAGGCCTGGCATTGCGCGCTGGTGCATCCGCACGTAGTGCTGGAGACGCGCCAGGCGCGCGCGGTGCTGGCCCAGGGATTCGACCTGCACGACGTCGTCGCGCAACACGCCAACCTCGCCCTCTTCCTCACCGGTTGCCAGCGCGGCGATGCGGAACTGGTGCGCGAAGGGCTGAAGGATGTTCTGGTGGAACCAAGGCGCTCGCCGCTGGTCCCAGGGTTCGCGCGCGTGAAGCAGGCTGCTTTGGATCACGGCGCGCTCGGCGCCAGCATTTCCGGCGCCGGCCCCAGCATGTTCGGCTGGTACGAGCGACGTGAGGACGCCGAGCGCGCGGCCGCAGCGATGGCTGCGGCGTTCGCGTCGGAAGGCCTGGCGAGCGATGTACTCGTTTCACCCATCAACGGACCGGCTGCAGCGCTGGTCGACGAGGAACAGGCCGCATGAGCGAGCCGTTGCATTACCGCAGTACGCGTGGCGCAAGCCACGCTGCCCGCATCGAGGAGGTGATTGCCGCCGGCCTCGCACCCGATGGCGGTTTGTACGTGCCTGAAGCGTTGCCGCAACGCGACCCTGCCGAGTTCGATCCCAACGGCTCGCTGGCCGATACCGCCACGACGCTGCTGGATCCGTTCTTCCGCGGCTCGTCGCTGGCGGGCGAACTGCCCGCGATCTGCCGCGAAGCGCTGGATTTTGACGTGCCGCTGCGGCCGCTGTCCTATCGTCAGGATGCCTCGCTGCTGGAGCTGTTCCACGGCCCGAGCGCCGCGTTCAAGGACGTCGGCGCCCGCTTCCTGGCCGCCTGCTTCCGTCGCCTGCGCCGCAACAGCGATGTGCCGCTGACCATCCTGGTCGCCACCTCCGGCGATACCGGTGCTGCGGTGGCGGCGGCGTTCCATCGCCAGCCCGGCGTGCGTGTGGTCATCCTTTATCCCGATGGGCGCGTGTCGCCGCGCCAGGCCCATCAGCTGGGTAGCTTCGACGACAACGTGCAGGCGCTGCGCGTGGACGGCACGTTCGACGACTGCCAGCGCATGGTGAAGGC
This genomic interval from Dyella japonica A8 contains the following:
- a CDS encoding homoserine kinase; amino-acid sequence: MSAQLMEPLISPHRALSAQAMAYASVGNVAVGFDILGHSVAGAGDRAVVRRIDEPVVRIAAIHGRVTNLPLDAASNTAGAALMSLRRALGLRHGFEVELHKGIALGSGMGGSAASCVAALVAANALLERPLPREALYGFALDGEQVASGSRHGDNLGPMLLGGLVLSTRDRLLRLSVPEAWHCALVHPHVVLETRQARAVLAQGFDLHDVVAQHANLALFLTGCQRGDAELVREGLKDVLVEPRRSPLVPGFARVKQAALDHGALGASISGAGPSMFGWYERREDAERAAAAMAAAFASEGLASDVLVSPINGPAAALVDEEQAA